A window of Flammeovirga kamogawensis genomic DNA:
GTATTTCCTCCAATTTATGGTGAAGGATATGAATCTATCAAGGCATTATTAAACGGAGAAGAACTTCAACTTCTAAATAGAGCAGAACTGTTTGAAACTATAATCCCGAATACAAAAGCATGGTTATTTTTGGCTTATATTATAATGGTATTATTTGCTAAAGTTATAGCTGCATCTTTAACATTATCTGCAGGCGGTAGTGGTGGTACATTTGGACCAGCCTTAGTAATTGGAGGTTTAACTGGTTTTGCATTTGCTAGGTTTATTAACTTATTAGGAATAGCAGATCTTCATGAAACACACTTTATTCTTGTAGGAATGAGTGGAGTACTTTGCGGAGTTGTTTACGCTCCATTAACTGCAATTTTCTTAATTGCAGAAATTACTGGTGGTTATACCTTGTTTGTTCCTTTAATGTTAGTTTCTGCAATTGCTTATACAACAGTGAGTGTTGTAGACCCAGATGCTCCTCATGTTAGAGCATTAAAAGCTAGAGGTGATTACCTAAAAGGAGATAGAGATATGCAGGTTTTGGATCGATTAAATATTAATAAATTAATTGAAACAAACTTTGTTACCGTTCCACTTAAAGGGTATCTAAGTGATTTAGTATCAGCTATAAGTATAAGTCAAAGAAGCGTCTTTCCTGTTGTAGATGATGAAGGTAAATTAAAAGGTGTCATCACTCTTGATCAGGTTAGAGAAATTATGTTTGATCAGGAACAACAAGCTAAAGTAAAGATTGCTAATGTGATGAATGAGCCTCCAAGTATTGTATATTATGGTGAGCGTATGCCAACTGTAATGCAAAAGTTTGAAAAGGAAGATGCTTGGAATTTACCTGTAGTTGATGAAAATAAAAAATATGTAGGGATGGTTTCTAAATCAAGAATATTTAGTGTATACAGAAAACAACTACAACGTTTAAATAAAGAATGGGTAGGAAATTAAATTCGATTTGATAGATAATTAATCGATTATTACTTTTGAGGAAAATCAACTACGTTGTAAAATCATAAACAGACTATGAACGAATTTGAAGCATATTTAAC
This region includes:
- a CDS encoding chloride channel protein, yielding MAKHKIVEKLFNLRRLHLSDRNFILIVSSMVGIASGLAAVLLKLSVHHIHEHLTHYNFVENWGLLLFPIIGLLITTVIAKSLYKESSVGHAITDILHDIFKNNSNIAKGKIYSRFVTSMFTVGFGGSVGLESPIVLTGGAIGSNIAQSFLLDYKTKTLMIGCGTAGVISAIFNAPITGLIFSIEVILTGVSVANFVPLLISSVSAAIVSSLIVGEEVLFSFKILEDFQPQNIPFFIILGVLAGFMSIYFNQTLHQMEHLMEEKIPNRYRRALYGGIVLSIFIFVFPPIYGEGYESIKALLNGEELQLLNRAELFETIIPNTKAWLFLAYIIMVLFAKVIAASLTLSAGGSGGTFGPALVIGGLTGFAFARFINLLGIADLHETHFILVGMSGVLCGVVYAPLTAIFLIAEITGGYTLFVPLMLVSAIAYTTVSVVDPDAPHVRALKARGDYLKGDRDMQVLDRLNINKLIETNFVTVPLKGYLSDLVSAISISQRSVFPVVDDEGKLKGVITLDQVREIMFDQEQQAKVKIANVMNEPPSIVYYGERMPTVMQKFEKEDAWNLPVVDENKKYVGMVSKSRIFSVYRKQLQRLNKEWVGN